The Henckelia pumila isolate YLH828 chromosome 2, ASM3356847v2, whole genome shotgun sequence genome includes a window with the following:
- the LOC140881725 gene encoding homogentisate 1,2-dioxygenase, whose product MDTAAAAPAQPEFSADLEYQSGFGNHFSAEAIAGALPHGQNSPLLCPYGLYAEQISGTSFTSPRKHNQRSWLYRVKPSVTHEPFKARVPTHGKLVSEFNDSNSSATPTQLRWKPVEVPESPTDFIDGLYTVCGAGSSYLRHGFAIHMYTANKSMADCAFCSADGDFLIVPQEGRLWITTECGRLQVSPSEIVVLPQGLRFAIDLPDGPSRGYVAEIFGTHFQLPDLGPIGANGLAAPRDFLVPVAWFENCSHPGFTIVQKFGGQLFTAKQDFSPFNVVAWHGNYVPYKYDLSKFCPYNTVLIDHSDPSINTVLTAPTNTPGVALLDFVIFPPRWLVAENTFRPPYYHRNCMSEFMGLILGGYEAKADGFLPGGASLHSCMTPHGPDTKTFEATIARGSDVGPQRIANAMAFMFESCLIPRVCSWALESPYIDHDYYQCWIGLKSHFTCELVNQQNQELQNEGVEKK is encoded by the exons ATGGACACCGCCGCCGCTGCACCGGCGCAACCGGAGTTTTCGGCGGACTTGGAATATCAGTCTGGATTTGGAAACCACTTCTCCGCCGAAGCAATCGCCGGAGCTCTTCCCCACGGTCAGAATAGCCCCCTACTCTGCCCTTACGGTCTTTACGCCGAGCAGATCTCCGGCACGTCATTCACCTCTCCTCGCAAACATAATCAACGCAG CTGGCTATATCGCGTGAAGCCTTCTGTCACGCACGAACCGTTTAAAGCTAGAGTACCGACTCATGGTAAGCTCGTGAGCGAATTTAACGATTCAAATAGTTCTGCGACGCCAACTCAGTTGCGGTGGAAACCGGTGGAAGTACCTGAATCTCCGACCGATTTCATCGACGGCTTGTACACTGTATGCGGTGCTGGCAGCTCCTATCTTCGCCATGGTTTTGCGATTCACAT GTACACCGCCAACAAATCAATGGCTGATTGTGCATTCTGTAGTGCTGATGGGGACTTTTTGATTGTTCCTCAAGAAGGAA GACTGTGGATCACCACCGAATGTGGAAGATTGCAAGTATCTCCTAGTGAAATTGTAGTATTACCTCAAGGCCTGCGGTTTGCCATTGATCTGCCAGATGGACCGTCAAGGGGCTATGTTGCTGAAATATTTGGAACTCATTTCCAACTTCCTGACCTTGGACCAATAG GTGCCAACGGGCTTGCTGCTCCAAGGGATTTTCTAGTTCCTGTTGCTTGGTTTGAAAATTGCTCTCATCCAGGTTTCACCATTGTGCAGAAGTTTGGTGGCCAACTCTTTACTGCAAAGCAAGATTTTTCTCCCTTCAATGTGGTAGCTTGGCATGGAAATTATGTTCCTTACAAG TATGATTTAAGCAAATTCTGCCCATATAATACGGTTTTGATTGATCACAGTGATCCTTCAATCAACACAG TTCTTACAGCACCTACCAACACACCTGGTGTGGCGTTGCTTGATTTTGTCATTTTCCCTCCCCGATGGTTGGTTGCTGAAAATACATTCCGTCCTCCATATTATCATCGCAACTGTATGAGTGAATTCATGGGTCTAATTCTCGGAGGATATGAG GCAAAAGCTGATGGATTTCTACCTGGAGGCGCAAGTCTTCACAGCTGCATGACTCCCCATGGTCCTGATACGAAAACATTCGAG GCCACAATTGCACGTGGAAGTGATGTAGGACCACAGAGAATTGCTAATGCCATGGCTTTCATGTTTGAGTCCTGTCTAATACCTCGAGTCTGCTCGTGGGCGCTGGAATCTCCATACATAGATCACGATTATTACCAATGCTGGATCGGTCTGAAGTCCCATTTTACCTGCGAACTCGTGAATCAACAAAATCAAGAACTGCAGAATGAGGGTGTAGAGAAGAAGTGA